In Chitinophagales bacterium, one DNA window encodes the following:
- a CDS encoding PQQ-dependent sugar dehydrogenase has protein sequence MKQIHSYAFLTFFTLFSLQLSAQSPVISLQVFSSGYSSPVDIKNCGDNRLFIVQQNGYIYWCDSAGVKNTTPFLDIHTKVLFGSERGLLGLAFHPDYANNGYFYVYYTRTTDGYLRIARYTTDSLNANVADPNSELILKEVPHPNFANHNGGGLQFGPDGYLYAGTGDGGSGGDPDENSQNTKKYLGKLLRFDVDGGSPYAIPADNPFIADTANYYPEIWAYGLRNPWRFSFDKLTGDLWIGDVGQNTWEEIDYMPVDAGGGQNYGWDCYEGTHNYEPGNCSVGDVLTWPVYEYQHCIGSNCDCSITGGYVYRGGQYANLFGSYLAVDYCSGKFRATVQNANGTFTTSLVGDEVITQDESAFSSFGQDRYGELYVANVTNGKIYSVIDTSCLPVAQILANNINGYAIDSFICAGTQLQAVTGVSNSYQWQLNGFDIIGATSPAQMADEAGVYTVVVTNAANCTNTSDAVTAGLPTQPAIDGIDLLYCVAQASDTLLGNPAGGTFSGDGMNGNVFNPSDAGIGSHIITYTYENSYGCTAMQSETIVVDACTGIQQTKDNADCIISPMPSNGSFTISFHHPVIEPIELSMFSMSGKLISENIYTASPSGSIACNVQPSADAMYLLRIKTGNAIIFRKLVIAH, from the coding sequence ATGAAGCAAATTCATAGCTACGCTTTCCTGACTTTTTTCACCCTGTTTTCCCTGCAACTTTCCGCGCAGTCACCGGTAATCTCCCTGCAGGTGTTTTCATCCGGTTACAGCAGCCCGGTTGACATAAAAAATTGTGGCGACAACCGTTTGTTCATCGTACAGCAAAACGGTTATATCTACTGGTGCGACTCCGCCGGCGTTAAGAATACAACCCCATTCCTGGATATTCATACCAAGGTCCTTTTTGGCAGTGAACGCGGCTTGCTGGGATTGGCATTCCATCCTGATTATGCAAACAACGGCTACTTCTATGTCTACTATACAAGGACCACTGACGGCTATCTGCGTATTGCGCGTTACACCACCGATTCGCTGAATGCAAATGTGGCAGATCCAAACAGCGAACTGATATTAAAGGAAGTTCCACATCCTAACTTTGCCAATCACAATGGCGGCGGCCTTCAGTTTGGACCGGATGGCTACCTGTATGCAGGCACAGGCGATGGCGGAAGCGGCGGCGATCCGGATGAAAATTCACAAAACACGAAAAAGTATTTAGGTAAACTTTTGCGGTTTGATGTGGATGGCGGTTCACCCTATGCCATACCCGCCGACAATCCTTTTATTGCAGACACTGCCAACTATTATCCTGAGATATGGGCTTATGGCCTGCGCAATCCATGGCGTTTCAGTTTCGATAAACTGACCGGCGATTTGTGGATTGGCGATGTCGGCCAAAACACATGGGAAGAAATAGACTATATGCCGGTGGATGCCGGTGGTGGTCAGAACTATGGATGGGACTGCTATGAAGGCACCCATAACTATGAACCCGGAAATTGCTCCGTCGGTGATGTGCTTACCTGGCCGGTATATGAATATCAGCATTGCATCGGATCTAATTGTGATTGTTCTATCACCGGCGGTTATGTTTACCGCGGCGGACAATATGCCAATCTGTTTGGCAGCTACCTTGCTGTTGATTATTGCAGCGGGAAATTCAGGGCTACCGTACAAAATGCAAACGGCACATTCACCACCTCGCTGGTCGGTGATGAAGTTATCACGCAGGATGAATCTGCCTTCTCATCATTCGGACAAGACCGATATGGTGAGTTGTATGTTGCCAATGTTACCAACGGTAAAATTTATTCCGTGATTGATACCTCCTGTTTACCGGTAGCACAAATTCTTGCGAACAACATCAATGGTTATGCAATAGATTCATTTATCTGTGCCGGAACGCAGTTACAGGCAGTAACCGGCGTGAGTAACAGTTACCAATGGCAATTAAATGGCTTTGATATTATTGGCGCTACATCACCGGCACAGATGGCAGATGAAGCAGGCGTTTATACTGTAGTAGTTACGAATGCGGCAAATTGCACGAACACCTCTGACGCCGTCACAGCCGGGCTGCCAACTCAGCCTGCCATTGACGGCATTGATCTTCTCTATTGCGTGGCACAAGCATCGGATACCCTGCTTGGTAACCCGGCCGGCGGAACCTTTTCCGGCGACGGGATGAATGGCAATGTCTTTAATCCTTCCGATGCAGGTATTGGTTCACACATCATTACCTATACCTATGAAAATTCTTATGGTTGTACGGCCATGCAATCGGAAACCATTGTTGTGGATGCATGTACCGGCATTCAGCAAACTAAAGACAATGCTGATTGTATCATTTCTCCAATGCCCAGCAACGGATCTTTCACCATCTCATTTCATCATCCGGTGATAGAGCCGATTGAACTCAGCATGTTCTCCATGTCCGGTAAACTTATCAGCGAAAACATTTACACCGCATCTCCATCAGGATCCATCGCATGCAATGTTCAGCCATCAGCGGATGCCATGTACCTGTTAAGAATAAAAACAGGTAATGCAATAATTTTCCGGAAATTAGTGATAGCCCATTAA
- the metH gene encoding methionine synthase yields the protein MTTHTIKPYLRLSGLEPLTLTPETNFVNIGERTNITGSKEFSRLILAGNYEAAVAVARQQVENGAQIIDVNMDEGMLDGKAAMVKFLNLLAAEPDISKVPVMIDSSKWEIIEAGLKCLQGKGIVNSISLKEGETGFLRQATKIKRYGAAVVVMCFDEKGQADTFERKIEIAKRSYDLLTKNIHFPPQDIIIDPNILAIATGMEEHNSYAVHYLRATKWIKENLPHASVSGGVSNLSFSFRGNNTVREAMHTAFLYHAIKAGMDMGIVNAGMISVYDEIPKDLLTLVEDVILNRRADATERLVAFADTVRSKGKKAAEEDAWRKLPVQERLKHALVKGITEFIDQDTEEARLLYKAPIEVIEGPLMEGMNIVGDLFGSGKMFLPQVVKSARVMKKSVALLTPYIEAAKTAGSSKNAGKILLATVKGDVHDIGKNIVGVVLACNNYEIIDLGVMVPAEKILDTAKKENVDIIGLSGLITPSLDEMVHVAGELQRLGYSIPLLIGGATTSRIHAAVKIAPAYAADTIHVVDASRSVTVAGSLMGKETKQSFSQKIKEEYRELREQYAGRRQDKKYVPLAFARSNKIKINWENYVPPQPSFTGIKTLTAYPLEEIRKNIDWTPFFQTWELYGKYPAILSDEKVGAEARKLLEDANTLLDEVVSRQLLTANAVIGFFPAAAIHDDDIEISMPQHHQPSTGSAAVNDMHMTFHFLRQQNEKAISQRYYSLADFILPKKHAKTLAPCVHDHLGFFAVTAGIGIESLIERFEQSHDDYNAIMIKALADRLAEAFAETLHQMVRKEYWAYAPAENLSPQQLIEEAYSGIRPAPGYPACPDHTEKKKIFELLQVEKNTGIRLTENYAMYPASSVCGFYFSHPDSKYFGVGKITREQAEDYAKRKAMTLEETEKWLSPNLSYRL from the coding sequence ATGACCACTCATACCATAAAACCATACCTGAGACTTAGCGGGCTTGAGCCACTCACGCTTACACCTGAAACTAATTTCGTCAATATCGGTGAACGCACCAACATCACCGGCTCGAAAGAATTTTCCCGGCTGATCCTGGCCGGAAATTATGAAGCCGCCGTCGCTGTTGCGCGGCAACAGGTTGAAAACGGCGCACAGATTATTGATGTGAATATGGATGAAGGCATGCTTGATGGCAAAGCCGCCATGGTGAAATTCCTGAACCTGCTTGCTGCGGAACCGGATATCTCAAAAGTTCCCGTGATGATTGACTCATCAAAATGGGAAATTATAGAAGCGGGGCTGAAATGCCTGCAGGGAAAAGGCATCGTGAATTCAATTTCTTTAAAAGAAGGTGAAACAGGTTTTCTCCGGCAGGCCACAAAAATAAAACGTTATGGTGCCGCAGTGGTGGTAATGTGTTTCGATGAAAAGGGGCAGGCTGATACTTTTGAAAGAAAAATCGAGATCGCTAAAAGGTCATATGACCTGCTTACTAAAAACATACATTTTCCTCCGCAGGATATCATTATTGATCCAAACATTCTGGCCATTGCCACCGGCATGGAAGAGCATAACAGTTATGCAGTGCACTACCTGCGCGCCACGAAATGGATTAAAGAAAACCTCCCGCATGCCAGCGTGAGTGGTGGCGTAAGCAACCTTTCTTTTTCATTCCGCGGCAACAATACCGTGCGTGAAGCCATGCACACCGCTTTCCTCTATCATGCCATCAAAGCGGGAATGGACATGGGCATCGTGAATGCAGGCATGATCAGTGTCTATGATGAAATTCCAAAGGACCTGCTCACGCTGGTGGAAGATGTGATCCTCAACCGGCGCGCTGATGCCACCGAACGGCTCGTGGCTTTTGCCGATACGGTAAGGTCAAAAGGCAAAAAAGCGGCGGAGGAAGATGCATGGCGCAAACTTCCTGTGCAGGAGCGGCTGAAGCATGCGCTTGTTAAGGGCATCACTGAATTTATTGATCAGGACACCGAAGAAGCACGTTTGCTGTACAAGGCACCCATCGAAGTGATTGAAGGTCCGCTGATGGAAGGCATGAACATCGTAGGCGACCTTTTCGGCTCCGGTAAAATGTTTCTGCCACAGGTGGTGAAGAGTGCCCGCGTCATGAAAAAATCTGTAGCGCTCCTCACACCTTATATTGAAGCCGCGAAAACGGCAGGCAGCTCAAAAAATGCGGGAAAGATTTTACTCGCCACGGTGAAAGGAGATGTTCATGATATCGGAAAAAATATTGTTGGTGTTGTGCTCGCCTGTAACAACTATGAGATCATTGATCTTGGCGTGATGGTGCCGGCGGAAAAAATTCTTGATACGGCCAAAAAAGAAAATGTAGACATTATCGGATTAAGCGGACTGATTACTCCGTCGCTGGATGAGATGGTTCATGTAGCAGGTGAACTGCAACGGCTTGGCTACTCAATACCGTTGCTCATCGGCGGTGCCACCACATCGCGCATACATGCCGCCGTAAAGATCGCACCGGCATATGCTGCTGATACGATTCATGTGGTAGACGCTTCAAGAAGTGTTACGGTAGCCGGCAGCCTCATGGGCAAGGAAACGAAGCAGTCATTTTCGCAAAAGATAAAAGAGGAATACCGCGAACTGCGGGAGCAATATGCAGGCCGCAGGCAAGACAAAAAATATGTTCCGCTCGCCTTTGCCCGCAGCAACAAAATAAAAATCAACTGGGAAAATTACGTGCCGCCACAGCCTTCCTTTACCGGCATAAAAACCTTAACAGCGTATCCGTTGGAGGAAATAAGAAAAAATATTGACTGGACGCCATTCTTTCAGACATGGGAATTGTACGGCAAATACCCTGCTATACTCAGCGATGAAAAAGTGGGAGCAGAAGCGAGGAAGCTGTTGGAGGATGCCAACACTTTGCTTGATGAAGTGGTAAGCAGGCAGCTGCTCACGGCGAATGCCGTCATTGGATTTTTCCCGGCTGCAGCCATTCATGATGATGATATTGAGATCAGCATGCCGCAGCATCATCAGCCTTCAACCGGCTCCGCGGCTGTCAATGACATGCACATGACCTTTCATTTCCTGCGGCAGCAAAATGAGAAGGCAATTTCACAACGTTATTATTCACTCGCAGATTTTATACTGCCGAAAAAACACGCAAAAACCTTAGCTCCTTGCGTACACGACCACCTTGGCTTTTTCGCTGTTACTGCAGGCATTGGCATTGAGTCTTTAATTGAACGGTTCGAACAGTCACATGATGACTATAATGCCATCATGATCAAAGCCCTTGCCGACCGGCTGGCGGAAGCATTCGCGGAAACCTTGCATCAAATGGTGCGGAAGGAATACTGGGCATATGCACCGGCGGAAAACTTATCACCGCAACAGTTAATTGAAGAAGCCTATTCCGGGATACGCCCTGCTCCGGGCTACCCGGCCTGCCCTGATCATACAGAAAAGAAAAAGATATTTGAACTGCTGCAGGTGGAAAAAAATACGGGCATCCGCCTCACAGAAAATTACGCCATGTATCCCGCTTCCTCCGTTTGCGGATTTTATTTCTCGCATCCGGATTCAAAATATTTTGGTGTCGGAAAAATTACACGGGAGCAGGCGGAGGATTATGCCAAACGCAAGGCAATGACGTTGGAAGAAACAGAAAAGTGGTTATCGCCTAACCTCTCTTACCGGCTTTAA
- a CDS encoding homocysteine S-methyltransferase family protein: MEIKAILNERIMILDGAMGTMIQRYQLQEADYRGNRFKDYEADLKGNNDLLSITQPSVIREIHEAYLEAGADIIETNTFNAQKISLADYKMETLAYEINFESAKIAKAAAEKFSQLTPGKPRFVAGALGPTNKTASLSPDVNDPGFRAVTFDQLVDAYTEQVRGLMDGGVDLLLVETIFDTLNAKAALFAIYENFDSVNRQLPVMISGTITDQSGRTLSGQTPEAFWNSVAHAEPLSVGLNCALGAELMRPYIEELSNVATCFISCYPNAGLPNQFGAYDESPLHMAGVMRQFAVSGFLNIAGGCCGTTPEHVKAIAAALQDLAPRKVPQLEHA, encoded by the coding sequence ATGGAAATAAAAGCTATTCTCAATGAAAGAATCATGATCCTGGATGGCGCAATGGGCACTATGATTCAACGCTATCAGCTGCAGGAAGCTGATTACCGTGGCAACCGGTTTAAAGATTACGAGGCTGATCTGAAAGGCAACAACGACCTGTTAAGCATTACACAACCATCGGTTATACGCGAAATTCATGAAGCCTACCTCGAAGCAGGTGCCGATATCATTGAGACCAATACATTCAATGCTCAAAAAATCTCACTCGCCGATTATAAGATGGAGACATTGGCATATGAAATAAACTTTGAGTCGGCGAAAATTGCCAAAGCTGCTGCCGAAAAATTTTCACAGCTCACGCCCGGCAAACCGCGTTTTGTTGCCGGTGCACTCGGACCCACCAATAAAACTGCTTCGCTTTCACCGGATGTGAATGATCCCGGCTTTCGTGCAGTTACTTTTGATCAGCTGGTGGATGCCTACACCGAACAGGTACGCGGGCTGATGGATGGCGGTGTCGACCTGCTGTTGGTGGAAACTATTTTCGATACCCTGAATGCCAAGGCAGCATTGTTTGCCATCTATGAAAATTTCGATTCAGTCAACCGGCAGTTACCGGTCATGATTTCAGGTACCATTACCGATCAAAGCGGCAGAACACTGTCCGGTCAGACACCAGAGGCATTCTGGAACTCAGTCGCACATGCCGAACCATTGTCGGTGGGCCTCAACTGTGCACTCGGTGCTGAATTGATGCGGCCTTACATCGAAGAGTTGTCGAATGTTGCCACCTGTTTTATCAGCTGCTATCCGAACGCTGGACTCCCCAATCAGTTTGGCGCCTACGATGAATCACCCCTGCACATGGCAGGCGTGATGCGTCAGTTTGCCGTAAGCGGTTTTCTGAACATCGCAGGTGGCTGCTGTGGTACTACCCCTGAACATGTCAAAGCAATTGCTGCGGCTTTACAGGATTTGGCGCCGAGAAAAGTGCCTCAGCTTGAGCATGCATAA
- a CDS encoding lamin tail domain-containing protein produces MKALSFLLFTLLFFDHSFAQVQDDFTDGDFTANPAWTGDAAKFEINTEHQLHLNAPAVTDIAYLSVQNTSINNTEWLFYVKLDFSPSNSNYLKVYLVADAPDLKQPLNGYFLRMGEDGSNDAIDLYLQQGTTTTLIMPGIDGHMAASVNTVGIKVVRDNAGHWEVYSDLTGGTSFSLEGTATDNTITSTSYFGFLCTYTSTRSDAFYFDNIYAGQPVVDVDPPLLLQATALSSNQLDMLFNEPLEQSSAETASNYSVNNSIGVPSSSQLDFSNPELVHLSFINAFPNGITCTATAMHIKDLAGNELLSATADFAYYTSQANDVIINEIMADPDPVVGLPSAEYTELYNQSSLPVDLSGWTFSDASSTQNISAYVLQPGAYVILCDDANAGLFSSFGNVVALTSFPSLNNDGDQLTLKNASGSVINSVAYSSAWYADVVKAEGGWSLELIDPNSPCQGSNNWIASTDVSGGTPGKQNAVFGANPDTTGPHLISAALLNASSIRLNFNETLDSAVASQIINYQVDPVTAVLAADVIAPDFTTVELLLNPAADSNVVYTITVTGLADCSGNVIDSNNTAQFAIPGKITTGDILINEVLFNPASGGYDYLEIYNNSQKITDLKELKVATTDDFDSLVSVKSITTESNLLFPGRYMVLTENPAAVRQFYFAENPDWFIEMDLPSFNDDEGVIVLVNTDGTRIDQLHYFDSWQFPLIDNVEGVSLERIYFSSPTQDSLNWHSAASTVGFGTPTYKNSQYMQPGIGDEITVSPQAFSPDQDGFNDVLSIAYQFDQPGYTANVRIFDDKGRQVNDLVHNALLPQSGSFTWDGLTDKNERASIGIYIIYLEIFKLDGTVKHYKKACVLAAKKS; encoded by the coding sequence ATGAAGGCGTTATCGTTCCTCCTTTTCACACTATTATTTTTCGACCACTCTTTTGCCCAGGTACAGGATGATTTTACCGATGGCGATTTCACGGCCAATCCGGCATGGACCGGTGATGCAGCGAAATTCGAGATAAACACCGAACATCAACTGCATCTGAATGCTCCTGCCGTAACCGATATTGCTTATCTTTCCGTACAGAATACAAGCATCAATAACACAGAATGGCTGTTTTATGTTAAGCTTGATTTTTCTCCTTCCAACAGCAATTACCTGAAAGTTTACCTTGTGGCGGATGCGCCCGACCTGAAGCAACCGCTGAACGGATATTTTTTGAGAATGGGTGAAGACGGAAGCAATGATGCCATCGACCTTTACCTGCAGCAGGGAACCACTACAACTTTGATCATGCCTGGCATCGACGGTCATATGGCCGCTTCGGTGAACACCGTTGGCATAAAGGTGGTTCGTGATAATGCCGGTCATTGGGAGGTGTATTCCGATCTTACCGGTGGCACCAGCTTTTCGCTGGAAGGCACCGCTACAGACAATACTATCACATCAACGTCTTATTTCGGATTTCTTTGCACCTATACCAGTACACGGTCCGACGCATTTTATTTCGACAATATCTATGCCGGGCAGCCTGTGGTGGATGTTGATCCTCCGCTGCTTTTGCAGGCCACTGCCCTGTCATCCAATCAGCTTGATATGTTGTTTAATGAACCTTTGGAGCAATCGTCAGCGGAAACAGCTTCCAACTATTCCGTAAACAACAGTATCGGAGTTCCTTCCTCATCGCAGCTTGACTTCAGCAATCCGGAACTGGTGCACCTCTCATTCATTAATGCGTTTCCAAATGGTATTACCTGCACCGCCACTGCCATGCATATTAAAGACCTTGCGGGAAACGAGTTGCTTTCGGCCACCGCCGATTTTGCCTACTACACGTCGCAGGCAAATGATGTTATCATCAATGAAATAATGGCGGATCCCGATCCTGTAGTCGGGTTGCCTTCCGCAGAATATACGGAGTTGTATAATCAGTCGTCGCTGCCTGTTGACCTCAGCGGCTGGACCTTCAGCGATGCCAGTTCCACACAAAACATCTCCGCTTATGTGTTACAACCCGGTGCTTATGTGATACTATGCGACGATGCCAATGCAGGCCTTTTCTCTTCTTTCGGAAATGTAGTCGCTCTTACCTCCTTTCCCAGTTTAAATAATGATGGCGACCAACTGACGCTGAAGAATGCTTCAGGCAGCGTGATAAATTCTGTCGCGTACAGCAGTGCATGGTATGCAGATGTTGTGAAAGCCGAAGGCGGCTGGTCGCTGGAACTGATTGACCCCAACAGCCCCTGCCAGGGAAGCAATAACTGGATCGCATCCACGGATGTGAGTGGCGGGACACCTGGAAAACAGAATGCTGTTTTTGGCGCTAATCCGGATACGACAGGCCCGCACCTTATCAGCGCCGCATTGCTGAATGCTTCCAGCATAAGATTGAATTTTAATGAAACACTTGACAGCGCAGTGGCCTCACAAATAATCAACTACCAGGTGGATCCGGTTACGGCAGTGCTTGCTGCCGATGTCATTGCCCCCGACTTTACAACAGTGGAATTGTTATTGAATCCTGCGGCAGATTCAAATGTAGTTTACACGATCACAGTAACCGGACTTGCTGATTGTTCCGGCAATGTGATAGACAGCAATAACACGGCGCAGTTTGCCATTCCGGGAAAAATTACAACCGGTGATATACTGATCAATGAAGTGCTCTTCAACCCGGCTAGCGGAGGCTATGATTACCTGGAAATCTACAATAACTCACAAAAGATAACCGACCTCAAAGAGCTGAAGGTGGCCACAACTGATGATTTCGATTCTTTGGTCAGCGTGAAAAGCATTACCACGGAAAGCAACCTGCTTTTTCCGGGACGATATATGGTGCTCACAGAAAACCCCGCGGCTGTCCGGCAATTTTACTTTGCTGAAAATCCGGATTGGTTCATCGAAATGGATCTGCCATCTTTCAATGATGATGAAGGCGTGATCGTATTGGTAAACACAGATGGCACACGGATCGATCAGCTGCATTATTTTGATTCCTGGCAGTTTCCATTGATTGATAATGTGGAAGGGGTGTCGCTCGAACGTATCTATTTCAGTTCACCAACGCAGGATTCTCTCAACTGGCACTCAGCAGCATCAACGGTTGGTTTTGGTACGCCGACCTATAAAAACTCGCAGTACATGCAGCCCGGAATTGGTGATGAGATTACGGTTTCACCGCAGGCATTTTCTCCTGATCAGGATGGGTTCAATGATGTATTGTCAATCGCCTATCAATTTGATCAGCCGGGCTACACGGCCAACGTTCGCATCTTTGATGATAAAGGAAGGCAGGTGAACGACCTGGTGCACAATGCCTTGTTGCCGCAGTCAGGATCCTTTACCTGGGACGGCTTAACCGATAAGAATGAAAGAGCCTCCATCGGCATATACATCATTTACCTCGAAATCTTTAAGTTGGATGGCACAGTGAAACATTATAAGAAAGCCTGTGTACTGGCTGCCAAAAAAAGTTAA
- the purN gene encoding phosphoribosylglycinamide formyltransferase — MKRITIFASGTGTNARAILQHFRHNPQVKVEAIICNKPKAKVISVAQEFQVPYYLITRQDLYETSHVLDLLKSSATDLVVLAGFLWLIPENLLQAFPRRIINIHPALLPSHGGPGMYGSKVHEAVLQANEKETGITIHYLNDKYDEGEIILQQRTAVDATDTAETIAAKVHALEHEWYPKVIEDLLLH; from the coding sequence ATGAAACGCATCACCATCTTTGCTTCAGGCACAGGCACCAATGCAAGGGCCATACTCCAGCACTTCCGCCATAATCCGCAGGTTAAAGTGGAAGCCATCATCTGCAACAAGCCTAAGGCAAAAGTGATCAGTGTTGCACAGGAATTCCAGGTTCCCTACTACCTCATAACAAGACAAGATCTTTATGAAACGAGTCATGTGCTGGATTTATTAAAAAGTTCTGCAACGGATCTTGTGGTGCTGGCAGGATTTCTCTGGCTGATCCCGGAAAACTTATTGCAGGCATTCCCAAGGCGCATAATCAACATTCACCCTGCCCTGCTTCCTTCACACGGCGGACCAGGAATGTATGGCAGCAAAGTACATGAAGCTGTTTTACAGGCGAATGAAAAAGAAACCGGCATCACGATACATTACCTCAATGATAAGTATGATGAGGGAGAAATTATACTGCAACAACGCACAGCAGTTGATGCAACTGACACGGCGGAAACCATTGCAGCCAAAGTACATGCATTGGAACATGAATGGTATCCGAAAGTGATAGAAGATTTGCTGCTTCATTAA
- a CDS encoding response regulator encodes MSHTLLLVDDDVTFSNVIKLSLEKEGYKVHAAHHATEAMQYLNKHPHDIQVMLLDWSMPDISGIELLRSMKQNKNYEDIQVIMQTVLGSADDIRQGIDAGAFFYLVKPVKKNLLISTINAAILDFERKKALLKKLSESERALHNLYEGTFHFQTVAEGDNLAVLIANECPQPEEAVYISELLANAVEHGNAGLTYDEKTKLISKNQLAAEVERRLSLPENRNKFVSVTLKRSDEYFSIMIEDMGKGFNFSKYLQFEDDRIFDNHGRGIAILNSLFPVQFKERGNKVMVKIPLGGPAKL; translated from the coding sequence TTGTCTCACACACTGCTCCTGGTTGACGATGATGTCACCTTCTCCAACGTCATCAAACTCTCACTTGAAAAGGAAGGGTACAAGGTACATGCTGCGCACCATGCCACCGAAGCGATGCAATACCTGAACAAGCATCCGCACGATATACAGGTGATGCTGCTGGATTGGAGCATGCCTGATATATCAGGTATTGAGTTATTGCGGAGCATGAAACAAAACAAGAACTATGAAGACATACAGGTGATCATGCAAACCGTACTCGGAAGTGCTGATGACATCAGGCAGGGCATTGATGCAGGCGCCTTCTTCTACCTCGTTAAACCCGTAAAGAAGAACCTGCTGATCTCCACGATCAATGCTGCTATCCTCGATTTTGAAAGGAAGAAAGCACTGCTCAAAAAACTGTCGGAAAGCGAACGGGCGCTGCACAACCTGTACGAAGGCACGTTTCATTTTCAAACGGTGGCGGAAGGCGATAACCTCGCTGTACTGATCGCCAATGAATGCCCGCAACCGGAGGAAGCCGTTTATATCTCAGAATTGCTGGCCAATGCCGTGGAACATGGAAATGCCGGACTCACTTATGACGAAAAAACAAAACTGATCAGCAAAAATCAGTTGGCTGCAGAAGTAGAACGCCGGCTGTCACTGCCGGAAAACCGGAATAAGTTCGTATCCGTCACACTGAAAAGATCAGACGAATACTTTTCCATTATGATAGAAGATATGGGCAAGGGATTTAACTTCAGCAAATACCTGCAGTTTGAGGATGACCGCATCTTTGATAATCACGGTCGTGGCATTGCCATTCTCAATTCATTGTTTCCGGTTCAGTTCAAGGAAAGAGGAAACAAGGTGATGGTGAAGATTCCCTTGGGAGGCCCTGCAAAACTGTAA